In Streptomyces hawaiiensis, one genomic interval encodes:
- a CDS encoding SIS domain-containing protein, protein MLDESLLDSPEGLAEADHRGLLRGAAEAGARVRTAARHAAEAGVGDLKPDGRPRAVLIAGPGAAATHAADLIGTLAGAGSPVTRLAPTGVAPAAGALRWELPGWVGSVDLLLITTPDGTEPGLSLLAEQAYRRGCTVVAVSPGGTPLAEAVAGVHGLFVPMATAPYDQEEPLAASAPGVLWALLTPLLALLDRTGVLAAPPEALGKVADRLDRVAERCGPAIATYSNAAKTLAAELSDALPVVWTEGISAGPAGRRFAAALAELSGTPAVVAELPEALAAHGALLAGPLAASADPEDFFRDRVEEPPALHARVVLLRDRPIGGLTAAPGARDLALSHDTPISELEPEAGGELETLAELIAVTDFAAVYLALASRG, encoded by the coding sequence ATGCTCGACGAATCGCTGCTCGACTCCCCGGAGGGCCTCGCCGAGGCCGACCACCGCGGGCTGCTCCGCGGCGCCGCAGAAGCCGGCGCCCGCGTCCGCACGGCCGCCCGCCATGCCGCCGAGGCGGGCGTGGGCGACCTCAAGCCGGACGGCCGCCCCCGCGCGGTCCTCATCGCCGGCCCGGGTGCCGCCGCCACCCACGCCGCCGACCTCATCGGCACCCTCGCCGGTGCCGGCAGCCCGGTCACCCGCCTCGCCCCCACCGGCGTCGCTCCCGCCGCGGGCGCCCTGCGCTGGGAACTGCCCGGCTGGGTCGGCTCCGTCGACCTCCTGCTGATCACCACCCCGGACGGCACCGAACCCGGCCTGTCCCTCCTCGCCGAACAGGCCTACCGCCGGGGTTGCACCGTCGTCGCGGTGTCCCCCGGCGGCACCCCGCTCGCCGAAGCCGTCGCCGGCGTGCACGGCCTGTTCGTCCCCATGGCGACCGCCCCGTACGACCAGGAAGAGCCCCTCGCCGCGTCCGCCCCCGGCGTCCTGTGGGCCCTGCTCACCCCGCTGCTGGCGCTCCTGGACCGCACGGGCGTGCTCGCCGCCCCGCCGGAGGCCCTCGGCAAGGTCGCCGACCGCCTCGACCGCGTCGCCGAACGCTGCGGCCCGGCCATCGCCACGTACAGCAACGCCGCCAAGACCCTGGCCGCCGAACTCTCCGACGCGCTCCCGGTCGTCTGGACCGAGGGCATTTCGGCCGGCCCCGCCGGCCGCCGCTTCGCCGCCGCCCTCGCCGAACTGTCCGGCACCCCCGCGGTCGTCGCCGAACTCCCCGAGGCCCTCGCCGCCCACGGCGCCCTGCTCGCCGGCCCGCTGGCCGCCAGTGCCGACCCCGAAGACTTCTTCCGCGACCGCGTCGAGGAACCACCCGCGCTGCACGCGCGCGTGGTGCTGCTGCGCGACCGCCCCATCGGCGGCCTCACCGCCGCCCCCGGCGCCCGCGACCTCGCCCTCAGCCACGACACACCGATCAGCGAGCTGGAACCGGAGGCCGGCGGCGAACTGGAGACCCTCGCGGAGCTGATCGCCGTCACGGATTTCGCCGCGGTTTACCTGGCGCTCGCTTCAAGGGGCTGA
- a CDS encoding Trm112 family protein, protein MPLESGLLEILACPACHAPLTEQDTELICTDTSCGLAYPVRDGIPVLLVDEARRPA, encoded by the coding sequence ATGCCCCTCGAATCCGGCCTCCTCGAGATCCTCGCCTGCCCGGCCTGCCACGCCCCCCTCACGGAGCAGGACACCGAACTGATCTGCACCGACACCAGCTGCGGCCTGGCCTACCCCGTCCGCGACGGCATCCCCGTCCTGCTCGTCGACGAGGCCCGCCGCCCCGCGTGA
- a CDS encoding glycosyltransferase, which translates to MSVHSHPAAHHDTAATPEFPRHVVTAVLVSHDGARWLPDALAGLLGQERPVQYAMGADTGSADASAQLVTDALGADRVLHLARRTGFGQAVEECGRTAPVLTSDELPYLKRPSGWDPVTRSWRDDAYDLPELPHGEPVQWLWLLHDDCAPDPDALAQLLRAVDNEYELGREDVAVVGPKLRGWYDRRQLLEVGVSIANSGRRWTGLDRREQDQGQHDHVRTVLSVSTAGMLVRRDVFEQLGGFDRHLPLMRDDVDLCWRAHAAGYRVLVAPEAVVRHAEASSRERRTVDCMGRTAASPHKVDKAGAVYTLLVNSRTAVLPWVMLRIVLGTLLRTVAYLVGKVPGQAVDEIRGLMGTLLRPERILAGRRGRGAPRIDKTELRALFPPPGATVRVTVEQVASSLVGSSDPEVAAGAGRHGSAVESGPGGDDADFLEIEQFARLKRIARKPGPVLFLVLLLVSLVACRQLLGGGALAGGALLPAPADSAELWSRYLDAWHPVGAGGTSSAPPYVALVAMLASLLFGSTGLAVTVLLVGSVPLAGVAAYFASRPLVASRLLRAWAAVVYAFLPAATGSLAGGRIGTAVLAALLPLIARAGITAGGLTKAAGARGSWRATWAYALLLTITTAFTPIVWPIALLLGVGLLVLRRTDITAYGLRFLAQLGTPLLLLAPWSLTLLPFGFLQEAGLEYGSSAASPLDLLGASPGGPGTVSGLMLCGIVLAALAALVRSERQSGIWTAWAVALVGFVFAVLSNSSTWAGPATLVYGIALLAAAALGADGARARVAEQSFGWRQPVAVLIAFASAAGPLLIAAGWMIRGADGPLERRDATQVPAFVAEESGTRDQARTLVLDSDSGARVGYMLVRGSGARLGDGEIAAADGENSGLDKVVANLVAGSGADQSDQLGGFAVRYVLVHQGAPREVTRVLDATPGLTRLSQQDGGALWRVNREVARATIVPASGSGTPQPVAAGPVDIHTTIPAGAGGRVLRLADSASDGWSATLDGKPLTRTTVDGWAQGFELPAAGGRLDVTYDDPVGHTAWLWAQGLLAVVLVVLALPGRRRDVDDDLPDEPAVPAEAVAGEGRRARRLRAQAEAGAEEAAAPEEFPPAQPEQPPAPVPQQQNYGEWDNAGYQGGEYAGYGDQYQNAQYPVDAYGQQYPADPYQGGQYDPYAYGGQGQPQTPPYDQTGYDQTGYDQAYQQGYGTPYDPAQQHHPHGTGSERPDGSQQ; encoded by the coding sequence ATGTCCGTGCACAGCCACCCGGCAGCTCATCACGACACCGCTGCCACACCTGAGTTCCCGCGTCATGTGGTGACCGCGGTCCTCGTCTCCCACGACGGCGCCCGCTGGCTGCCCGACGCGCTCGCCGGGCTGCTCGGCCAGGAGCGGCCCGTCCAGTACGCGATGGGGGCCGACACCGGCAGCGCGGACGCCTCCGCCCAGCTGGTCACCGACGCCCTCGGTGCCGACCGTGTGCTGCACCTCGCCCGCCGCACCGGCTTCGGCCAGGCCGTCGAGGAGTGCGGCCGCACCGCCCCGGTCCTCACCTCGGACGAGCTGCCCTACCTGAAGCGCCCCAGTGGCTGGGACCCGGTCACGCGCTCATGGCGCGACGACGCCTACGACCTGCCCGAGCTCCCGCACGGCGAGCCGGTGCAGTGGCTGTGGCTGCTGCACGACGACTGCGCCCCGGACCCGGACGCCCTGGCCCAGCTGCTGCGGGCCGTGGACAACGAGTACGAGCTGGGCCGCGAGGACGTGGCCGTCGTCGGCCCCAAGCTCCGCGGCTGGTACGACCGGCGGCAGCTGCTGGAGGTCGGCGTCTCCATCGCCAACTCCGGCCGCCGCTGGACCGGCCTGGACCGCCGCGAGCAGGACCAGGGCCAGCACGACCACGTCCGGACCGTCCTGTCGGTGTCCACCGCCGGCATGCTCGTCCGCCGCGACGTCTTCGAGCAGCTCGGCGGATTCGACCGCCACCTGCCCCTCATGCGCGACGACGTCGACCTGTGCTGGCGCGCGCACGCGGCCGGCTACCGCGTCCTGGTCGCCCCCGAGGCGGTCGTCCGCCACGCCGAGGCATCCAGCCGCGAGCGCCGCACCGTCGACTGCATGGGCCGTACGGCGGCCTCCCCGCACAAGGTCGACAAGGCCGGCGCCGTCTACACCCTGCTCGTCAACTCGCGTACGGCCGTGCTCCCCTGGGTGATGCTGCGGATCGTGCTCGGCACCCTGCTGCGGACCGTGGCCTACCTCGTCGGCAAGGTCCCCGGACAGGCCGTCGACGAGATCCGCGGCCTGATGGGCACGCTGCTCAGGCCCGAGCGGATCCTCGCCGGGCGGCGCGGCAGAGGTGCCCCCCGGATCGACAAGACCGAGCTGCGGGCGCTGTTCCCGCCGCCCGGCGCGACCGTCCGCGTCACCGTCGAGCAGGTCGCGAGCAGCCTCGTCGGCAGCTCCGACCCGGAAGTCGCCGCCGGCGCGGGCAGGCACGGCAGCGCCGTCGAGTCGGGCCCCGGCGGCGACGACGCCGACTTCCTGGAGATCGAGCAGTTCGCCCGGCTCAAGCGCATCGCGCGCAAGCCCGGCCCGGTGCTCTTCCTGGTGCTGCTGCTCGTCTCCCTGGTCGCCTGCCGCCAGCTCCTCGGCGGCGGCGCGCTCGCGGGCGGCGCCCTGCTGCCCGCCCCGGCCGACTCCGCCGAGCTGTGGTCGCGCTACCTCGACGCCTGGCACCCGGTCGGCGCCGGCGGCACCTCGTCCGCGCCGCCGTACGTCGCGCTCGTGGCGATGCTGGCGTCCCTGCTGTTCGGCTCGACCGGCCTCGCCGTCACGGTCCTGCTCGTCGGCTCGGTGCCCTTGGCCGGCGTCGCCGCCTACTTCGCCTCCCGGCCGCTCGTCGCTTCCCGGCTGCTGCGCGCCTGGGCGGCCGTCGTCTACGCCTTCCTGCCCGCCGCCACCGGATCCCTCGCCGGCGGCCGCATCGGCACCGCCGTCCTGGCCGCGCTGCTGCCGCTCATCGCGCGCGCGGGCATCACGGCAGGCGGCCTGACCAAGGCCGCCGGAGCCCGCGGCAGCTGGCGCGCCACCTGGGCGTACGCGCTGCTGCTGACCATCACCACCGCCTTCACGCCGATCGTGTGGCCCATCGCGCTGCTCCTCGGCGTCGGGCTGCTGGTGCTGCGCCGGACCGACATCACGGCCTACGGGCTGCGGTTCCTCGCCCAGCTCGGCACGCCCCTGCTGCTCCTCGCCCCCTGGTCGCTGACGCTGCTCCCGTTCGGCTTCCTCCAGGAAGCGGGCCTCGAGTACGGCTCCTCGGCCGCCTCCCCCCTCGACCTGCTCGGCGCCAGCCCGGGCGGCCCCGGCACCGTCAGCGGCCTGATGCTCTGCGGCATCGTGCTGGCCGCCCTCGCCGCCCTGGTGCGCTCGGAACGCCAGTCGGGCATCTGGACGGCCTGGGCGGTCGCCCTGGTCGGCTTCGTCTTCGCGGTCCTGTCCAACAGCTCCACCTGGGCCGGCCCGGCGACCCTCGTCTACGGCATCGCCCTCCTGGCGGCCGCCGCGCTCGGCGCCGACGGGGCACGCGCGCGTGTGGCCGAGCAGAGCTTCGGCTGGCGCCAGCCGGTCGCCGTGCTGATCGCCTTCGCCTCGGCCGCGGGCCCGCTGCTCATCGCCGCCGGCTGGATGATCCGCGGCGCCGACGGCCCCCTGGAGCGGCGCGATGCCACACAGGTCCCCGCGTTCGTCGCCGAGGAGAGCGGCACCCGCGACCAGGCCCGCACCCTCGTCCTCGACAGCGACTCCGGCGCCCGCGTCGGCTACATGCTGGTCCGCGGCTCGGGCGCCCGCCTCGGTGACGGCGAGATCGCCGCGGCCGACGGCGAGAACAGCGGACTCGACAAGGTCGTCGCCAACCTGGTCGCGGGCTCCGGCGCGGACCAGTCCGACCAGCTCGGCGGCTTCGCCGTGCGCTACGTCCTCGTCCACCAGGGCGCGCCCCGCGAGGTCACCCGCGTCCTGGACGCCACGCCCGGTCTGACCCGGCTCAGCCAGCAGGACGGCGGCGCGCTGTGGCGCGTCAACCGGGAGGTCGCGCGCGCCACCATCGTCCCCGCCTCCGGATCCGGCACCCCGCAGCCCGTCGCCGCCGGGCCGGTCGACATCCACACCACGATTCCGGCCGGCGCCGGCGGGCGCGTGCTGCGCCTCGCCGACTCCGCCTCCGACGGCTGGTCCGCCACGCTCGACGGCAAGCCGCTGACCCGCACGACGGTCGACGGCTGGGCCCAGGGCTTCGAACTCCCCGCCGCCGGCGGCAGGCTGGACGTCACCTACGACGACCCGGTCGGCCACACGGCCTGGCTGTGGGCCCAGGGCCTCCTCGCCGTCGTCCTCGTGGTGCTCGCCCTGCCCGGCCGGCGCCGCGACGTCGACGACGACCTCCCCGACGAGCCGGCCGTACCGGCCGAGGCCGTCGCCGGCGAGGGCCGCCGCGCCCGCCGCCTGCGCGCCCAGGCGGAGGCCGGGGCCGAAGAGGCCGCCGCACCTGAGGAATTCCCGCCCGCACAGCCCGAGCAGCCGCCGGCTCCCGTGCCGCAGCAGCAGAACTACGGTGAGTGGGACAACGCCGGCTACCAGGGCGGCGAGTACGCGGGCTACGGCGACCAGTACCAGAACGCCCAGTACCCGGTGGACGCCTACGGGCAGCAGTACCCGGCGGACCCGTACCAGGGCGGCCAGTACGACCCGTACGCCTACGGCGGCCAGGGTCAGCCCCAGACCCCGCCGTACGACCAGACGGGTTATGACCAGACGGGCTACGACCAGGCCTATCAGCAGGGCTACGGCACGCCGTACGACCCGGCGCAGCAGCACCACCCCCACGGCACGGGCAGTGAGCGTCCCGACGGGAGCCAGCAGTGA
- a CDS encoding DUF5719 family protein translates to MNRTTLSLIAGTTALAAVTGFAALSQPGTPGTDTAAKAAAQLPVERTSLLCPAPSTSDLAETSYTSFTPVTKGTESGGKAELRAATEKSAGPSADGEDEGTGKDGGKSGKDKPAKPVLTPEVPGKPVTGDSSGGDAPALVGTADGRFAPGWTVQETTEVAAGTGRGLQGVNCTAPDTDFWFPGASTEADRTDYVHLTNPDDSAAVADIELYGKDGALKSAVGEGITIQPHSSEPVLLSTLTDERQTDLTVHVNVRSGRVGAAVQALDDKIGGDWLAASTDPSGSLVLPGIPKDATSVRLVAFTPGDADADLKVRLASPSGLITPAGHETVHVKGGMTTAVDLGDVTRGEAGSLVLSPTDRSVPVVAALRVVRGKGDKQETAFIPAARPVGTRATSADNSGKGSTLSLTAPGAAATVKVTASAGSEGGTPVSKTYTIKAGTTQDIEPPAPSGLKGTYALTVEPVSGGPVYGARTLAASEGGVPAFTVQTLPDDRGTVAVPEADEDLSVLQK, encoded by the coding sequence GTGAACCGCACCACCCTGTCCCTGATCGCCGGCACGACCGCGCTCGCCGCCGTCACCGGCTTCGCCGCACTGTCCCAGCCGGGCACCCCGGGTACGGACACCGCCGCGAAGGCGGCCGCCCAACTGCCCGTGGAGCGCACGAGCCTGCTGTGCCCGGCGCCCAGCACGTCCGACCTCGCCGAGACGTCCTACACCTCCTTCACGCCCGTCACGAAGGGCACCGAGAGCGGCGGCAAGGCCGAACTCCGGGCGGCCACCGAGAAGTCGGCGGGCCCCTCGGCCGACGGCGAGGACGAAGGCACGGGCAAGGACGGCGGGAAGTCCGGCAAGGACAAGCCCGCGAAGCCCGTGCTGACTCCCGAGGTGCCCGGCAAGCCGGTCACCGGCGACAGCTCCGGCGGCGACGCGCCCGCCCTCGTCGGGACCGCGGACGGCAGGTTCGCGCCCGGCTGGACCGTCCAGGAGACGACCGAGGTCGCCGCGGGGACCGGACGCGGCCTCCAGGGCGTCAACTGCACCGCCCCGGACACCGACTTCTGGTTCCCCGGCGCCAGCACGGAAGCCGACCGCACCGACTACGTCCACCTGACCAACCCCGACGACTCGGCCGCCGTGGCCGACATCGAGCTCTACGGCAAGGACGGCGCCCTGAAGTCAGCGGTGGGGGAGGGCATCACGATCCAGCCGCACTCCAGCGAGCCGGTCCTGCTGTCCACCCTCACCGACGAGCGGCAGACCGACCTCACCGTGCACGTCAACGTCCGCAGCGGACGCGTCGGCGCCGCCGTGCAGGCCCTGGACGACAAGATCGGCGGCGACTGGCTGGCCGCGTCCACGGACCCGTCCGGCAGCCTCGTCCTGCCCGGCATCCCCAAGGACGCCACCTCCGTGCGCCTGGTCGCCTTCACCCCCGGCGACGCCGACGCGGACCTGAAGGTGCGCCTCGCCTCCCCCTCCGGTCTGATCACCCCGGCCGGTCACGAGACGGTGCACGTCAAGGGCGGCATGACGACCGCCGTCGACCTGGGCGACGTCACCCGCGGCGAGGCCGGTTCCCTGGTCCTGTCCCCGACGGACCGGTCGGTGCCGGTCGTGGCGGCCCTGCGGGTCGTCCGCGGCAAGGGCGACAAGCAGGAGACGGCGTTCATCCCGGCAGCCCGCCCCGTCGGCACGCGCGCGACGTCCGCGGACAACAGCGGCAAGGGCAGCACCCTGTCCCTGACGGCCCCCGGCGCCGCCGCCACGGTCAAGGTCACCGCCTCGGCCGGCAGCGAGGGCGGCACACCCGTGTCGAAGACGTACACGATCAAGGCCGGCACGACCCAGGACATCGAGCCCCCGGCCCCCAGCGGCCTGAAGGGCACGTACGCGCTCACGGTCGAGCCGGTCTCCGGCGGCCCGGTCTACGGGGCCCGCACCCTGGCGGCGAGCGAGGGCGGCGTCCCCGCCTTCACCGTGCAGACACTGCCGGACGACCGGGGGACGGTGGCCGTGCCGGAGGCGGACGAGGACCTGTCGGTGCTGCAGAAGTAG
- a CDS encoding phosphomannomutase/phosphoglucomutase, whose product MAADLSQVVKAYDVRGVVPDQWDESLAELFGAAFVRVTGASAIATGHDMRPSSPGLSRAFARGAAALGADVTEIGLCSTDQLYYASGALNLPGAMFTASHNPAQYNGIKMCRSGAAPVGQDTGLAQIRELVEGWSESGAPKPAATTGTITGRDTLSDYAAHLRSLVDLTSIRPLKVVVDAGNGMGGHTVPEVFAGLPLTLVPMYFELDGTFPNHEANPLDPANLVDLQKRVREEDADLGLAFDGDADRCFVVDERGEPVSPSAITALVASRELARHGGKGMIIHNLITSWSVPEVVEENGGSPVRTRVGHSFIKAEMARTGAIFGGEHSAHYYFRDFWNADTGMLAALHVLAALGGQDGPLSSLVAQYDRYAGSGEINSTVADQQASLAAIRSAYGTREGITLDELDGLTVSAADWWFNVRPSNTEPLLRLNAEARDAETMARVRDEVLGIIRG is encoded by the coding sequence GTGGCTGCTGATCTGTCGCAGGTCGTGAAGGCGTACGACGTACGCGGGGTCGTCCCCGACCAGTGGGACGAGTCCCTGGCCGAGCTCTTCGGGGCGGCCTTCGTGCGGGTCACCGGCGCGAGCGCCATCGCCACCGGGCACGACATGCGGCCCTCCTCACCGGGCCTGTCGCGTGCCTTCGCGCGCGGGGCTGCCGCACTGGGCGCGGACGTGACGGAGATCGGCCTCTGCTCGACGGACCAGCTGTACTACGCCTCGGGCGCGCTGAACCTGCCGGGCGCCATGTTCACCGCCTCCCACAACCCGGCGCAGTACAACGGCATCAAGATGTGCCGCTCGGGCGCCGCCCCGGTCGGGCAGGACACCGGCCTCGCACAGATCCGCGAACTGGTCGAGGGGTGGAGCGAGTCGGGCGCCCCGAAGCCGGCCGCAACGACGGGCACGATCACCGGCCGCGACACGTTGTCGGACTACGCGGCACATCTGCGCTCCCTGGTCGACCTGACCTCCATCCGCCCCCTGAAGGTCGTCGTCGACGCGGGCAACGGCATGGGCGGGCACACGGTCCCCGAGGTCTTCGCCGGCCTGCCCCTGACGCTGGTCCCGATGTACTTCGAGCTCGACGGCACCTTCCCCAACCACGAGGCCAACCCCCTCGACCCGGCCAACCTCGTCGACCTGCAGAAGCGGGTCCGCGAGGAGGACGCCGACCTGGGCCTCGCCTTCGACGGCGACGCCGACCGCTGCTTCGTCGTCGACGAGCGCGGCGAGCCGGTCTCCCCGTCGGCGATCACCGCCCTGGTCGCCTCCCGCGAACTGGCCCGGCACGGCGGCAAGGGCATGATCATCCACAACCTGATCACGTCCTGGTCGGTCCCCGAGGTCGTCGAGGAGAACGGCGGCAGCCCGGTCCGCACCCGCGTCGGCCACTCCTTCATCAAGGCCGAGATGGCCCGCACCGGCGCGATCTTCGGCGGCGAGCACTCCGCGCACTACTACTTCCGCGACTTCTGGAACGCCGACACGGGCATGCTGGCCGCCCTCCACGTCCTGGCGGCCCTCGGCGGCCAGGACGGCCCGCTGTCGTCCCTCGTCGCCCAGTACGACCGCTACGCCGGCTCCGGCGAGATCAACTCCACGGTCGCCGACCAGCAGGCCAGCCTCGCCGCGATCCGCTCCGCGTACGGGACCCGCGAGGGCATCACCCTCGACGAGCTCGACGGCCTCACCGTCTCCGCCGCCGACTGGTGGTTCAACGTCCGCCCGTCCAACACGGAGCCGCTGCTGCGCCTGAACGCCGAGGCGAGGGACGCCGAGACGATGGCCAGGGTGCGGGACGAGGTACTGGGGATCATCAGAGGCTGA
- a CDS encoding metallopeptidase family protein translates to MDKPVTPRAAAPGPRRRDRHGRGMRGPIAPPQVPLAASRAEAFADLVQDSVERLERRWPQLADIDFLVLEVPRLDGPGQAWNDEAVPLGGTINAREGHPARVVVYRRPVEIRTKGRDERAALVHEIVVEQVAELLGLTPETVDPRYGEDQG, encoded by the coding sequence ATGGACAAGCCCGTAACGCCCCGTGCCGCCGCCCCCGGGCCCCGCCGTCGTGATCGCCACGGACGGGGCATGCGCGGCCCGATCGCACCGCCGCAGGTGCCGCTCGCCGCGAGCCGCGCGGAGGCGTTCGCCGATCTGGTGCAGGACTCCGTGGAGCGCCTGGAGCGGCGGTGGCCACAGCTCGCCGACATCGACTTCCTCGTCCTGGAGGTGCCGCGGCTCGACGGCCCCGGTCAGGCCTGGAACGACGAGGCGGTTCCGCTCGGGGGCACGATCAACGCGCGCGAGGGCCATCCCGCGCGTGTGGTCGTCTACCGGCGGCCGGTCGAGATCCGCACCAAGGGGCGCGACGAGCGGGCGGCGCTGGTGCACGAGATCGTCGTCGAGCAGGTCGCCGAGCTTCTCGGCCTGACGCCGGAGACGGTTGATCCGCGGTACGGCGAGGACCAGGGCTGA
- a CDS encoding WhiB family transcriptional regulator has product MTETVQQLLVDDADEELGWQERALCAQTDPESFFPEKGGSTREAKKVCLACEVRSECLEYALANDERFGIWGGLSERERRRLKKAAV; this is encoded by the coding sequence ATGACCGAGACGGTGCAGCAACTGCTGGTCGACGACGCGGACGAGGAACTCGGCTGGCAGGAGCGCGCGCTGTGCGCCCAGACCGACCCCGAGTCCTTCTTCCCCGAGAAGGGCGGCTCGACCAGGGAGGCCAAGAAGGTCTGCCTCGCCTGCGAGGTCCGCTCCGAATGCCTCGAGTACGCCCTCGCCAACGACGAGCGATTCGGCATCTGGGGCGGCCTGTCCGAGCGGGAGCGCCGCCGGCTGAAGAAAGCGGCCGTCTGA
- a CDS encoding DUF3499 domain-containing protein: MESRRGPFKSAVPSNVVSPVRRCSRTACGRPAVATLTYVYADSTAVLGPLATYAEPHCYDLCAEHSERLTAPRGWEVVRLLDASAPARPSGDDLEALANAVREAARPQERAAGAGGGGRGADPREVARRGHLRVLRSPDN, translated from the coding sequence GTGGAGAGTCGTCGCGGCCCGTTCAAGAGTGCGGTACCGTCCAACGTCGTGAGCCCTGTACGTCGCTGTTCGCGCACCGCCTGCGGCCGTCCCGCCGTCGCGACGCTGACGTACGTCTACGCCGACTCGACCGCGGTCCTCGGCCCGCTCGCCACCTACGCCGAACCCCACTGCTACGACCTGTGCGCCGAGCACTCCGAGCGCCTCACCGCCCCACGCGGCTGGGAGGTCGTCCGGCTTCTCGACGCTTCGGCCCCGGCCCGCCCCAGCGGCGACGACCTGGAAGCGCTTGCCAACGCCGTGCGTGAGGCGGCCCGTCCCCAGGAGCGGGCGGCCGGGGCCGGCGGCGGAGGCCGCGGGGCCGACCCGAGAGAGGTCGCACGCCGCGGCCACCTGCGGGTCCTGCGCTCGCCCGACAACTGA
- a CDS encoding cysteine dioxygenase, with protein MNSDSDLQIAGDILEVTHLLQTPREHPATVAEFVGLARSLAEDRSQWEHLVRYDAASRWYHRLRTGPGYEVWLLSWLPGQGSGLHDHGRSSGVLTVLDGTLTERTERGTRALRAGAQRVFAPGYVHEVVNDALEPAVSLHVYYPGLTEMPMHTAPHCEARSVPGAVTA; from the coding sequence ATGAACAGCGACAGCGACCTCCAGATCGCCGGCGACATCCTCGAAGTCACCCACCTCCTCCAGACCCCGCGCGAGCACCCGGCCACCGTCGCCGAGTTCGTCGGACTGGCCCGCTCCCTCGCCGAGGACCGCTCCCAGTGGGAGCACCTCGTCCGCTACGACGCCGCCAGCCGCTGGTACCACCGGCTGCGCACCGGCCCGGGCTACGAGGTGTGGCTGCTGTCCTGGCTGCCCGGGCAGGGCAGCGGGCTGCACGACCACGGTCGCTCCTCCGGAGTGCTGACCGTGCTGGACGGCACGCTGACCGAGCGCACGGAGCGGGGCACGCGCGCGTTGCGGGCGGGCGCGCAGCGCGTTTTCGCGCCGGGGTACGTGCACGAAGTCGTCAACGACGCACTGGAGCCGGCGGTGAGCCTGCACGTGTACTACCCGGGCCTCACCGAGATGCCGATGCACACGGCCCCGCACTGCGAGGCCCGGAGCGTTCCGGGTGCCGTGACTGCCTGA
- the cofD gene encoding 2-phospho-L-lactate transferase, translating to MRIVVLAGGIGGARFLRGLKRAVPDADITVIGNTGDDIHLFGLKVCPDLDTVMYTLGGGINEEQGWGRTDETFHLKEELAAYGVGPEWFGLGDRDFATHIVRTQMIGAGYPLSAVTQALCDRWKPGVRLIPMSDDRIETHVAVEVDGETKAIHFQEYWVRLRASVPAQAVVPVGADQAKPAPGVLEAIAEADVILFPPSNPVVSIGTILAVPGIREAIADAGVPVVGLSPIVGDAPVRGMADKVLAAVGVESTATAVAEHYGSGLLDGWLVDSVDAGAVEQVEAAGIRCRAVPLMMSDTDATARMAQEALALAEEVRGA from the coding sequence ATGCGCATTGTGGTTCTGGCAGGCGGCATCGGCGGTGCCCGGTTCCTGCGTGGTCTGAAGCGGGCCGTCCCGGACGCGGACATCACGGTCATCGGCAACACCGGGGACGACATCCACCTCTTCGGGCTGAAGGTCTGCCCGGACCTCGACACGGTGATGTACACGCTCGGCGGCGGCATCAACGAGGAGCAGGGCTGGGGTCGCACCGACGAGACCTTCCACCTCAAGGAGGAGCTCGCGGCCTACGGCGTCGGGCCCGAGTGGTTCGGCCTCGGCGACCGGGACTTCGCCACGCACATCGTGCGGACACAGATGATCGGTGCCGGATACCCGCTGAGCGCGGTGACTCAGGCGCTGTGCGACCGCTGGAAGCCGGGCGTGCGGCTGATCCCCATGTCCGACGACCGCATCGAGACGCATGTGGCCGTCGAGGTCGACGGCGAGACCAAGGCGATCCACTTCCAGGAGTACTGGGTGCGGCTGCGCGCCTCGGTGCCCGCCCAGGCGGTCGTGCCGGTGGGCGCCGACCAGGCGAAGCCCGCGCCGGGCGTCCTGGAGGCCATCGCCGAAGCGGACGTGATCCTCTTCCCGCCGTCCAACCCGGTCGTGTCGATCGGCACGATCCTCGCCGTGCCCGGCATCCGGGAGGCGATCGCCGACGCCGGGGTGCCGGTCGTCGGTCTCTCCCCCATCGTCGGTGACGCGCCCGTGCGGGGCATGGCCGACAAGGTACTCGCCGCGGTGGGCGTCGAGTCGACCGCGACGGCGGTGGCCGAGCACTACGGCTCGGGCCTGCTGGACGGCTGGCTCGTGGACTCGGTGGACGCGGGCGCGGTGGAGCAGGTCGAGGCGGCCGGGATCCGCTGCCGGGCCGTGCCGCTGATGATGAGTGACACCGACGCGACCGCGCGGATGGCCCAGGAGGCACTGGCACTGGCCGAGGAGGTGCGGGGGGCGTGA